From a single Nostoc sp. MS1 genomic region:
- a CDS encoding sensor histidine kinase has translation MSQEFCSLISPPVLSAGSDRDLRLDSTIQELPMYTFGVEVSVTGAEVGKYFDKYPLLPGVILLEQGQFIGMISRRRLVEFLMRPYGQELFFKEPLDVLYSYARLAILVLADTTPILAAMQHTLRRSPEFLAEPIVVHTADNSYKLLDPHELNVAAWQIRGVETQVRYERSQAQMIQNDKMARLGRLVDGVAHEILDPVGFIWGNLSHIANYSQDLLKLIAAYDDCLPQGCTEIKDIKDEIEFDYLQEDLSKAITSARSGAERLKKLVTSLQNFCHIDAVYPKPMDLHAAIDSIVILIKSRLKGEITIIKNYGKIPPVSCFIGQLNQVLMNLLSQAVDSLLDESVRQLQPDFHKNPKHPTIEITTAVISQSATQPNQDSRWVSICVADNGPGMPDELQKQILENFSIEKRTETETSLAVSYRIITARHGGKLNFSSQLGVGTKFEILLPLL, from the coding sequence GTGTCACAAGAATTTTGTTCTCTGATCTCACCACCTGTTTTATCTGCTGGTAGCGATCGCGATTTACGCTTAGATTCCACTATCCAAGAACTACCAATGTACACCTTTGGGGTGGAAGTTAGCGTTACTGGGGCAGAAGTAGGGAAATATTTTGATAAGTACCCCTTGTTACCGGGAGTAATCTTGTTAGAACAGGGACAATTTATCGGGATGATTTCACGGCGACGACTAGTAGAATTTTTGATGCGTCCCTACGGACAAGAGTTGTTTTTTAAGGAACCATTAGATGTTCTCTACAGTTATGCTCGTTTGGCTATTCTAGTGCTGGCAGATACTACGCCCATCTTAGCAGCCATGCAACATACACTGAGGCGATCGCCAGAATTTTTAGCAGAACCCATAGTTGTCCATACAGCAGATAATTCCTACAAATTATTAGATCCCCATGAATTAAATGTTGCAGCTTGGCAAATTCGCGGTGTAGAAACTCAAGTACGCTACGAACGCAGCCAAGCCCAAATGATTCAAAACGATAAGATGGCGAGACTAGGAAGATTAGTAGATGGAGTAGCACACGAAATTTTAGACCCCGTAGGTTTTATTTGGGGTAACTTATCTCATATTGCTAACTATAGCCAAGATTTACTTAAGTTAATAGCTGCTTATGATGATTGTTTACCCCAAGGCTGTACAGAAATTAAAGATATTAAAGATGAGATTGAATTTGATTATTTACAAGAAGATTTATCTAAAGCAATAACTAGCGCCCGTTCGGGAGCAGAAAGACTCAAAAAGCTTGTTACTAGCTTGCAAAACTTCTGTCATATTGATGCAGTTTATCCTAAACCAATGGATTTACATGCTGCAATAGATAGTATTGTTATTTTAATTAAAAGCCGTTTAAAAGGAGAAATCACTATTATTAAAAACTATGGTAAAATCCCTCCAGTTTCTTGCTTTATTGGTCAATTGAATCAAGTATTGATGAACCTCTTAAGCCAAGCTGTAGATAGTTTATTAGATGAATCTGTGCGTCAATTGCAACCAGATTTTCATAAAAATCCTAAACATCCAACAATAGAAATTACCACAGCAGTTATCTCTCAAAGCGCAACTCAACCTAACCAGGATTCGCGCTGGGTTTCTATTTGTGTGGCAGATAATGGCCCAGGTATGCCTGATGAATTACAAAAACAAATACTAGAAAACTTTTCGATAGAAAAAAGAACAGAAACAGAAACAAGTCTAGCAGTTAGTTATCGTATTATCACTGCAAGACACGGTGGTAAGTTAAATTTTTCATCTCAACTAGGCGTTGGCACAAAATTTGAAATCCTATTACCTTTGCTTTAA